From a single Vanacampus margaritifer isolate UIUO_Vmar chromosome 15, RoL_Vmar_1.0, whole genome shotgun sequence genomic region:
- the cideb gene encoding lipid transferase CIDEB — protein MDTTSLIKSVTKRVWAPAQRPFRVRSHNREAKKGITAGTLEELKARVCRTLSLVSLASLVCEEDGTEVDSDDFLTTLPDNAAIVALEPGQTWRPPTGAAVSRCQDNIKSKTGKDIASVTVDLYKMSPKDLFGSLSVKATFQGLYSVSADFQCLGPKKVLREALRVASALLNAAGHLLITSASLIRRVIEGVELWQPPQRGYLN, from the exons ATGGACACGACATCATTGATCaa GTCAGTAACCAAGCGAGTGTGGGCCCCAGCCCAGCGTCCGTTTAGGGTGCGCAGTCACAACCGGGAGGCTAAGAAGGGCATCACAGCCGGGACTCTGGAGGAACTGAAAGCGAGG GTCTGTCGGACGCTGTCACTGGTGTCTCTGGCGTCCCTGGTCTGCGAGGAAGACGGGACGGAGGTGGACTCGGATGACTTCCTGACGACTCTGCCGGACAACGCCGCTATCGTGGCCCTGGAGCCCGGACAGACGTGGCGACCACCAACA GGTGCGGCTGTGTCCCGATGTCAAGACAACATCAAGTCCAAAACGGGAAAAGACATCGCCAGCGTCACCGTGGATCTTTACAAAATGAGCCCCAAGGATTTGTTCGGCTCTCTGAGTGTGAAGGCTACTTTTCAAGGCCTGTACTCGGTGAGCGCCGACTTTCAGTGTCTTGGCCCCAAGAAAGTCCTCAG AGAGGCTCTCCGTGTGGCTTCAGCTCTCCTCAACGCCGCCGGACACCTGCTCATCACCTCCGCCTCTCTGATCCGCCGCGTCATTGAGGGCGTGGAGCTTTGGCAACCTCCGCAGAGGGGTTATCTAAATTGA
- the tinf2 gene encoding LOW QUALITY PROTEIN: TERF1-interacting nuclear factor 2 (The sequence of the model RefSeq protein was modified relative to this genomic sequence to represent the inferred CDS: deleted 1 base in 1 codon), whose protein sequence is MASRKPNDMFAGVSLPFAALQQLAPPMRLVSAALWKVMKQRDVAQYGVLAEFVESTCETVPGLLTMRHQAKLALGLRARLILELLRIPQPDPSLIRTHLRKFSIPSGPSTSSAPTTKTDVKVQESVKSFQTLVHDFLTDPVAKEDFFQEEFLEDYGPLYEQALEKILWEFLVRLDQLLPVPSLSQTVSWLSETPAVLEECAHAATQPQLLKILLDHQACLGHLDPAASLPPNLGDSILTTLSLPLSGKVSTNPQQGPSSSSSRDQPKRRRDKTLSVAPAVALITANDDTPAKKKSKQDGDRLTKLKARSSLAKTKQSDGDPDIMTPPNHGPAMAACLRRQPRVVIRKLLRSELLRGGTSSCRPTINDDKENRPADVSGIASSPHQRSSTEALGPAGDDYVADSEDEATKKFKERLFIKRYSKTKHGTYIPTLREFWKRATAPRCLMADEENVSDHFIITRSIIKL, encoded by the exons ATGGCGTCAAGAAAACCAAACGACATGTTTGCTG GTGTCAGTCTCCCCTTCGCCGCCTTGCAGCAGCTGGCGCCGCCCATGCGCTTGGTGTCTGCCGCCCTCTGGAAAGTCATGAAGCAGCGGGATGTGGCGCAGTACGGGGTCCTGGCGGAGTTTGTGGAGTCCACTTGTGAGACTGTGCCGGGCTTGCTCACCATGAGACACCAGGCCAAGCTCGCATTGGGGCTGAGAGCGCGG CTCATTTTAGAGCTCCTGCGCATCCCCCAACCTGATCCTAGCCTCATCAGGACACACCTGAGAAAGTTCAGTATTCCTTCCGGCCCATCCACCTCTTCAGCTCCTACTACG AAGACGGACGTCAAGGTGCAAGAATCCGTCAAGAGCTTCCAGACATTAGTCCACGATTTTCTCACCGACCCAGTCGCCAAAGAGGATTTTTTCCAG GAAGAGTTCCTTGAGGACTACGGTCCCTTGTACGAGCAGGCGCTGGAGAAGATTTTGTGGGAATTCCTGGTTCGATTGGATCAGCTGCTCCCAGTGCCCAGCCTTTCTCAG ACGGTGTCCTGGCTCAGCGAGACCCCTGCTGTTTTGGAAGAGTGCGCCCACGCCGCCACCCAACCCCAGCTCCTGAAAATTTTGCTCGACCATCAAGCCTGTCTCGGGCATCTCGATCCTGCAG CATCCCTCCCACCAAACTTGGGAGACTCCATCTTGACGACCCTATCTTTACCCCTCTCCGGAAAAGTGTCCACAAATCCGCAACAAGGTCCCAGTTCGTCCTCTTCCAGGGATCAACCCAAGCGGAGGCGAGACAAAACGCTGTCGGTCGCCCCCGCCGTCGCTCTGATAACCGCCAATGACGACACGCCGGCAAAGAAGAAATCCAAACAAGATGGAGACAGGCTAACAAAGTTGAAGGCAAGGAGCAGCCTCGCGAAGACTAAGCAATCGGACGGCGACCCGGATATAATGACGCCCCCAAACCATGGCCCCGCCATGGCGGCCTGTCTGCGCCGTCAACCCAGAGTCGTGATCCGAAAACTGCTGAGGTCCGAGCTACTTCGAGGAGGAACGTCTTCCTGCAGGCCGACGATTAATGACGATAAAGA GAATCGGCCCGCCGACGTAAGCGGAATCGCCTCGTCTCCACACCAGCGAAGCAGCACAG AGGCGCTGGGCCCCGCCGGCGATGACTACGTCGCTGATTCCGAGGACGAAGCCACAAAGAAGTTCAAGGAGAGG TTGTTTATAAAGCGTTACTCCAAAACCAAACATGGCACGTACATCCCCACCCTGCGTGAATTCTGGAAG CGAGCAACCGCGCCACGCTGCTTGATGGCAGACGAGGAAAATGTCTCTGACCACTTCATTATCACACGATCAATAATTAAACTGTAA
- the dhrs4 gene encoding dehydrogenase/reductase SDR family member 4: MLRVASRCLWTTPVSGQRSMSQSSLAGKVAIVTASTAGIGLAAARALGKRGAHVVVSSRRQAGVDKAVALLQSQNIQVTGTTCNVGNEGDRQRLLQTTLDQCGGVDILVSNAAANPFFGNLMDTTEEVWDKIMSVNVKAAFLLTKLMVPHMVKRGGGNVVFVSSLAAYQPMQGLGSYSVSKTALVSLTRALAPELAQSNIRVNCVAPGLIKTDFSAPLWQNDDIVDHFKKQMCIKRVGEADEIGGVVAFLCTDEASYITGETIAATGGIACRL; the protein is encoded by the exons CTCAGGACAAAGAAGCATGTCTCAGAGCAGCCTTGCTGGGAAAGTGGCGATCGTCACAGCCTCGACGGCTGG CATCGGCTTGGCCGCAGCCCGGGCTCTGGGCAAGAGGGGGGCCCACGTGGTGGTGAGCAGCAGACGGCAGGCAGGCGTGGATAAGGCCGTGGCACTGCTGCAGAGCCAGAACATCCAGGTCACCGGCACCACCTGTAACGTCGGGAACGAAGGCGATCGACAGAGGCTGCTTCAGACG ACTCTGGATCAGTGCGGCGGCGTTGACATCCTGGTGTCCAATGCAGCAGCGAACCCTTTCTTTGGAAACCTCATGGACACCACGGAGGAAGTTTGGGACAAG aTTATGTCCGTAAATGTAAAAGCAGCCTTCCTCCTGACCAAGTTGATGGTGCCACATATGGTAAAGAGGGG AGGGGGAAATGTCGTGTTTGTGTCATCCTTGGCTGCCTACCAACCAATGCAG GGCCTTGGTTCGTACAGCGTGAGTAAGACCGCCTTGGTGAGTCTGACCCGGGCGCTGGCCCCCGAGCTGGCTCAAAGCAACATCAGGGTGAACTGCGTGGCCCCCGGCCTCATCAAAACCGACTTCAGTGCGCCG TTGTGGCAAAATGACGACATCGTGGACCACTTCAAAAAGCAGATGTGCATCAAAAG AGTTGGCGAAGCGGATGAAATTGGGGGAGTGGTCGCCTTCCTGTGCACAGACGAGGCTTCATACATCACGGGAGAGACCATCGCAGCGACGGGGGGGATCGCCTGTCGACTGTGA
- the gmpr2 gene encoding GMP reductase 2 translates to MPRIENDIKLDFKDVLLRPKRSTLKSRSEVDLLRSFTFRNSKGSYTGIPIIAANMDTVGTFEMARALNNFTVFTAVHKHYSVDAWREFATKYPECLENVAVSTGTGETDFQKMSAILAAVPQLRYICVDVANGYSEHFVHFVKDVRQKFPSHTIMAGNVVTGEMVEELILAGADIIKVGIGPGSVCTTRKKTGVGYPQLSAVIECADAAHGLKGHIISDGGCTCPGDVSKAFGAGADFVMLGGMLAGHSESGGETIEKLGKKYMLFYGMSSEVAMKKHAGVLAEYRASEGKTVEVAFKGPVEATMRDILGGVRSTCTYVGAAKLKELSRRTTFIRVTQQLNTVFGNDG, encoded by the exons ATGACATCAAGCTGGATTTTAAAGATGTGCTCCTCCGGCCCAAGCGCAGCACCCTCAAATCAAGGAGTGAG GTGGACCTGCTGAGGAGCTTCACCTTCAGGAACTCCAAGGGCAGCTACACAGGAATCCCCATCATTGCCGCTAACATGGATACAGTGGGCACCTTTGAGATGGCGAGGGCTTTGAACAAT TTCACCGTCTTCACCGCGGTCCACAAGCATTATTCTGTAGACGCCTGGCGGGAGTTTGCGACCAAATACCCAGAATGCCTTGAG AACGTTGCAGTCAGCACGGGCACTGGCGAGACCGACTTCCAGAAGATGTCCGCCATCTTGGCCGCTGTGCCGCAGCTGCGGTACATCTGCGTAGATGTGGCAAATGGCTACTCTGAGCATTTTGTGCACTTTGTCAAGGATGTGAGGCAGAAGTTCCCCTCGCACACGATAATG GCAGGAAATGTGGTGACAGGAGAGATGGTGGAGGAGCTGATCCTGGCCGGTGCGGACATCATCAAAGTGGGCATCGGACCAG GCTCCGTGTGCACGACTCGCAAGAAGACCGGCGTGGGGTACCCTCAGCTCAGCGCGGTGATCGAGTGTGCAGACGCAGCCCACGGGTTGAAAGGCCACATCATCTCT GACGGGGGATGCACTTGCCCGGGAGATGTCTCAAAGGCTTTCG GTGCCGGGGCGGACTTCGTGATGCTGGGCGGCATGCTGGCGGGCCACTCCGAAAGCGGTGGCGAGACCATCGAGAAGCTGGGCAAGAAGTATATGCTGTTCTACGGCATGAGTTCCGAAGTGGCCATGAAGAAGCACGCCGGCGTCCTGGCTGAGTACAG AGCATCTGAGGGCAAGACTGTCGAGGTGGCATTCAAAGGTCCCGTGGAGGCGACCATGCGAGACATCCTGGGCGGGGTGCGATCCACGTGCACCTACGTTGGGGCTGCCAAGCTGAAGGAGCTGAGCCGCAGGACCACCTTCATCAGGGTCACCCAGCAACTCAACACCGTCTTCGGCAACGACGGCTGA